The Wolbachia endosymbiont of Drosophila innubila region TTTCAACGCAGGAGCCTTTAATTAATAATTTTGAGGAAGGTGAAATCAAAAAAGGCAGCGGAAAAAAAGGTGTTAAGCAACTTGCCAGTCCTGTTAAGAAAAAGATTGATGGACTTATAAGCAAAACCAGTACTAACTCAAGAGAAGAACTCGAAAATATTCTAAAAAGTAACTCTCCTACTCTTGTACTACAATATGTAAAAAATAAAGACGGTCCCTTTAAGGGTAAAGTAGAAGAAATTAAAAAAGAAATTAAAAACCATAATACAAAACAAGGTAATGTTAATATTTCACTGAACAACGATTTGCCAAATTCAGGAGACCAATCTACAAGTTCTAATAATACCGGAAGCAATAGTACACTTACCACAACTCCAGAAATTACGGGTTGTGAAAAGAAGTTGGGGGTAAGTGAAGTTTCTTCGAATGCTGACAATGTGTCTACAATTGGAGGTGTTATTAACAGTAAGGAAAAGCCTGCAGCAGTAGAAAAAACTAGTGCTATAAACAATCAATCAACCTCTATTACTGCAACACAAAATACGCAAAAGAGTAAGTGGCCTACCATAGCTACATGGACGTTAGCAGTAGCTGGAGTTGTTTCAGGAGTAGCTATTGCAGTTTATTTGGAAATGCTAGCTGCAGGAATAGCAGTTGGAGCTTGTTGTCTGGTTGCCGCTGCAATTATATACTGCTGTACACCTAAAAGCCAAGTTGAAAACAACAAGGTTGACAAACCTTTCAACACGGGGAAAGTACCTACTGCCGTACATGTATAATAAATATAGTAGTTTACCATTTAATAATTTATTATAATTATGTTAATTATCGGTAAATAAGGACTTGGTAAACTACGAAGAAATATTCTTGAATAAAATAAAAGATATAAAAGATGAGGGGCGCTACCGTGAATTTACGCACTTTGCGTCATTACCAGGTAGGCTCCCCCACATTATGGACTATGAAAGAAATAGGGAAGTAATAGTCTGGTGCAGTAATAACTATTTGGGAATGTCACAAAATGAGAGTGTAATTGCCGCTATCCAAAATTCATCTGTTGGTGCTGGAGGAACAAGAAATATATCTGGTACAACAAAAGAGGTTGTTGAACTTGAAAAATCCTTAGCTTGTTTGCATAAAAAAGAGGCTGCTTTAACTTTTGCTTGTGGCTACCTCGCTAACCAGACAACACTTAGCACTTTATCGTCTGTTATTCCGGGCGTAGTAATTTTTTCAGACGAGAAGAACCATTCTTCGATGATAGAAGGCATAAAATCAGGAAAAAGGCCAAAACATATATTTAAACACAATGATGTTAATCATCTAGAGCAGTTACTCAAGTCTATAGACAAAAAGACACCAAAAATAATAGCACTTGAATCCGTATATTCAATGGATGGTGATGTAGCTCCGCTTAAAGAAATATGCGACCTGGCAGATCAACATAATGCAATTACCTATTTGGATGAGGTGCACGCAGTTGGCATGTATGGTTCACATGGTGGCGGAATTGCAGAAAGAGAAGGTCTGATGGATAGAATAACCGTTATTCAAGGTACACTATCAAAGGCTTTTGGAGTGATGGGTGGGTATATAGCGTCTTCAAAGAGCTTGGTAGATGTAATAAGAAGTTCCGCTCCAGGATTTATTTTTACCACTGCTATGTCGCCTGTTTTAGCAGCGGCAGCAAAGGCAAGCGTTGAGCACCTAAAATCGGGCAACATTGAAAGGGAAAAGCAAAAGCAAGTCGTTGAAAAAGTAAAAAACTCACTGAGAAATGCAGGAATTAACTTCATTCCAACAGAAACTCATATAATTCCAATAATAATTGGCAACTCAGAGTTATCCAAAAAAGCATCAAAATTATTATTTGATGAGTATGGAATATATGTTCAACATATAAATTACCCGACAGTTCCAAGAGGAACTGAGCGTTTCCGTATTACCCCTACACCTTATCATACCGATGAAATGATAGAGCATTTAACAGAATCTCTTGTAAAAGTTTTCGAAAAGTTGTCTATCTCTGTAGCCTGTTTATGCTATAGCTAGTACAGCCCTACGTCATACCGCGATTTATTCGCGGTATCTCAGCATGGATTCCGCTAACAAATAGCGGAATGACGAGTTTTACGCTTATCAAATTGTAGGTAAACATAAATTACTTTAGCTATAGTTTTATATCTCCAGCAATGATTAGCCCGTTGTCTTCCGTTAGCCTTCCACCGCTTTCTTGCAGAAAAAGTCTACCGAGCAAGGCTTTATATTTGTTAACTCCAGAGTAAATTATTCCACTGTGCCTTCCTGCCGCAAGGTATGCAAAGCCTAAAATTGTTGAACCTATGGAGCGTACATTACTATTGCCAGGCAGCAATTTATTTAACAAATTACCACTTACATCTATTAGACCCCCTTCACGGCTTTTCACTCGCATTTTTACATGACGAGATCTAAAATCCTCAAGAAAAGCACCTTTCTTTTCTTCTGCCCAAAAAGTTTCTCTAAGAGCCGGAGCATCAATTACAGCTGCCACAACTTTATTTTTATGAATGAGACAGACTGATACTGCAAAATAAACCATGCAACTAGAAAAGTTCTCCCTGCCCTCTATAGGCATAATAAACCAGGTATAAGTGTTATCTTTTACTTCTTGATCAGTATCATCTTCAAAAATAAAACCATAGTCTCGTTTGTAGTCGTGCAAGCAATCGTATATGGTTTGCTTGGATTTTGAATAAGTTTTATTAATAAAGTCTGCTGATTTAACATTAGAAATTTGCAATTCATTAAAATCGCGCATAAGCTGCTTGGAAGCATTACGCACAGAATCAAGCATCACATTAATTCGTGGTGATGAGAGGGACATTCTTCCTTTTACTCTTTCACTCTTTCATAATAGCTGTCACCTGGAGTATATACTACAATTTTATCCTCTTCTTTTATAAATTGAGGCACGTTAACGCGCATTCCGTTTTCCAAAATTGCAGGCTTATAAGAAGCAGTAGCAGTTTGTCCTTTAATAACAGACTCTGTTTCTTTCACAGCAAGTGTAACATAATCAGGCACATGCGCAGAAATTATTTTGTCTTGATAAGCTACAACTTTAATTTTCATGTTATCCTGTAAATAAATTTTTTTTTCTCCCAATAAGTCCAAATTTATAGTGATTTGCTCGTAATTACTTGGATGCATAAGATTTACAATGTTTCCTTCAGTGAAAAGGTAAACATATTCCTCTTCATCTAAAATTGCCCTTCTGATTGTTGCATCAGAACGAAATCTTTCATAGTGTTTTGCTCCGGTTTTGATGTTTTTCATTTCGGCTTGTATGTATGCACCACCTTTACCAGGTTGAGTATGCATAATACCTACAACCAAAAATAATCCGCCGTTATGTTCCAACACCTGACCTGGTCTGATATCGTTAGCTCTTTCTGCCATAATTACATTTTCAATTTGATCTTATAATTATAAATAGCTTTATATAAATATCAAAGTCTTTATTAGTCAATAAATTCTGGTATATTTAATACTATATACCTCCCCTTTATATTTATATGTGGAAATATCTCTTTAGTGAAAGACAGCATAATACGTTTTTTTGTGTTGATAACTAAAATTTCTAATATATCCCCTGAGCCGAAATTATACACAGATTTTACATAGCCATATAATTCATTACTTTTCAGCCTTACTTCCATATCTACAAGGTCACTTTGGTAAAATTCATCCTCATCATTTAGCTCTGGTAACTTGCTTCTTTCTATATATAGCTTCTTATTCCTTAAAAGCTCTGCTTCATTACGGGAATTTACTCCGCTTATTGTAGCTATTACTAAATTATCACCTATGACGGATACTGAGTCTATTTTATAATTCTCATCACCACTTATTAGCTTACCATATAAGGAGATATTTTCAGGCTTTTCAGTAAAGGTTTTTACTTTAACAGCTCCTTTAATTCCGTGAGGAGAGGTAATAATTCCTAAGCATACCAGATTGTCGTTCATATTAATGCAAGTATCTAATCAGAAGATTTCTCAGATAAATATTGAGTCAAAATCTCGATGCCTTCATCAATCTCTTTTTCAGTGATAATGAGTGGAGGTAAAATTCTCACAACGTTATCTGATGTTACCCCAGCAGTAAGCAAGCCGCGATGACTTAACTCTTCTGCAAACTTTTGATTGTCTGCTTTCACTTTTATTCCAAGCATTAACCCTTTCCCTCTTACTTCCTCTATTATTGGAAATTTACTTGCTAAGTCTTCTAGTTTATTTTTTAAGTATCTACCTCTAATTTCAACATTTTTCAAAAAGCCGGGGCTGAGCAATTCTTCGAGCACAGCATTACCTACTGAGGTTGCAAGCGGATTGCCACCAAAAGTGGAACCGTGCATACCGACCGCCATATATTTAGCAGCATTTTCAGTTGCAAGACAAGCCCCCAGCGGAAACCCCCCGCCTATTCCCTTTGCAAGAGCACATATATCAGGTTCCACTCCTATATGTTCGTATGCGAATAATTTTCCTGTCCTACCAGCACCGCATTGTACGCAATCAAAAAATAACAATATGTCATTTTCATCACACAGCCTTCTTAGTTCTTTCATAAAGACTTCATTCATTACTTTGATACCACCTTGCCCTTGTATTGGTTCTATTAATATAACGCCTATACCACTTGAAATTGCTTTCTTTACGCTCTCAATATTGGGCTCGATGTTATCACACCAATCAATGTAGGGATTTAGTAATTCAGAAAATTTCTGTTTATCGTTTGTAGCACAAGTTAAAAAGGTTCTTCCATGAAATGCACCATGAAATGTTAAAATTCTGTGACGATTTTTATTGCCTTTTCCATTTTGATAGATCTTAGCAATCTTAAGTCCACATTCTACTGCCTCTGATCCAGAATTTGAGAAAAATACAGTGTCAGCGAAACTATTGTTTATTAATTTTTCTGCAAAATTATTGGCAGCAGGTATATTATAGGTATTTGATATATGCCATAATTTTTCTCCTTGCAATTTAAGAGCACTAATTAATCGCGAATTAGTGTGACCTAAGCTACTAACGGCTATTCCGGAGTGAAAATCTACGTAGCGCTCACCATCAACATCATATAGGTAGATACCTTTGCCATGAGAAAAATTTATATTAACAGGAGAATAAACTGGCAAAATAGGAGAAATTGTCATAAAATATTATATGCTAAATTTTATTATTAATAACATAAAAACCGTTGTTTCACAATAAGAAGGATATGTATAAGCTAGGTAAATTGATGTTTTCTGCGTTGAAGAAAAACAAATACACAAAAGTTATTGTATTACTCTCATCGATCTTTATGATTTTATTCAGTGTGATATATTGTAATCATTTACTAAGGAGTAATTTCCTTTCTTCTTACCGTGATTCAAGTGTAAACTTAAAAAGCGTACTGGAAAATGGCATAATAAAAAAATACCATTATTTACTAATAGAAAAGCATCACATTAAATACAAAAATTTTGACTACATAAACCAATTAGTAAAACTACGTGCTGAATTATTACAATCAGTGAGCAAAGTAAAGGATTTCAGCTTAATACTGTATGATCAAAACGGCAGAATAATATTCAGTAATTTTAACACTCAAGATTATGATTATGAACAGTTACTTACAAACGATGAAATTGATAAACTATTAAGTAACCAAGAAATATTTTATACTACAGGAAATACATTAACTTCTATTTTCCCTATATTCCATGAAAATAGCGTTAAACCGTCGTTTTTTTTGAAGATTCTTCGAAACTACAATAATTCTTATGTTATAGCATATGGCCTGTTTTTAACATTTTTGGGCCTATTATTAATAATCTTAATATTAATAATGTTCTATTTGCACTTTTCTAATACCCAAATGCTAGCCAAGCAACATAAAACTAACATTGAATTACAGCAGATAAAAGAGACATTAGAGCAAGAAAATGCAAACAAGCTAAAGTTTTTTGCAAGCGTTACACATGAATTACGCACACCTCTTAATGCTATTATTGGATTTGCAGAGTTGATCAAAAATGAAACTTTAGGTTCAATGGATAACTCTCAATACAAGGAGTATGCAGACGATATATATAATGCAGGGACACACTTACTTGCCTTAATTAATGATGTGTTAGATTTTTCAAAAGCTGAATCAAGTAGTTTAACAGTAGAAAAAGTGAAGTTTAACCTGAACAAAATAATAGATTCATGTGTAAATATGCTATTGCCTAAATTAAAAGAAGCCGGGATTAATTTAAAAAAAGAGATGACTAATAAACAATTATTAGTCATTGCAGATCCCAAGAGAATGAAACAAGTTATAATAAATTTATTATCAAACTCAATCAAGTTTACTCCCAAAGATGGTTTAATAAGAATGGTGATAAAAGAAAATATAGAAAAAAACTTATTAACTATTGAGTTTTATGACAATGGAATAGGAATAATGCAGCAGGACATATATAAAGTTATGTCTGTTTTTGGCCAAGCAGATTCGGGGTATAGAAACGAAGGTACGGGCATCGGATTGCCGCTAAGCAAGAAATTAGTAGAGTTAATGGGTGGAACTTTTGACATTAAAAGTGAAGCAAAACTTGGTACTACGATAACATTGAACTTCTTTTATGAAGAACAAACATGTGAAGATTTGATTGATTTTTAATAAGATCTATTTGATATGGCCTTACATCAGACGAAAACCACACTTTATCAAGAGCGGCAAGCCGAGAAGGTAGGCAGAAATTCATCAATAAGCCCCCATCAAGAATCTTATCTGTTAGCTATATATAAAATTTGATACTCTGACTACAATATACTACTATAGATGGAAGTGTTATTAATGGAGCAAGGTATGGAATTAGCAGTAGGAAATAATGCACCCGATTTTAGCTTGCCAGCAGATTCTGGTGAAAATTTATCACTGAGTGAATTTTTTGATAAAAAAAATGTAGTTCTTTATTTTTATCCTAAAGACGATACTCCGGGTTGTACAATGGAGGCAAAAGGCTTTAGAGATAAAATAGATGATTTTTCTTTCCTTGACACAGTGATAATTGGTGTATCAAAAGATAGTGTTAAGTGTCACACTAACTTCAAAGCAAAATATTCTCTGCCGTTTTCTTTAGTTTCTGATGAGAATGCTGAAATGTTGGGAAAATATGGTGTTTGGGTAGAGAAAAGTATGTTTGGCAAAAAGTATATGGGAATAGAACGCACTACTTTTTTAATAGATAAAAAAGGTAAAATAGTGAAGATCTGGAAAAATGTAAAAGTTAGTGGACATGTTGATGAGGTTCTGGAAGAAGTAAAGAGAATATAAACTAAAGAATAGGTTAATGGCTACCCATTGCTACATAAAAAAGCTGAAATTACATAATTTTCGTAGCCACTCAAACTTTGAACTGGATTCAGATGATAGCTCAGTTGTAATAACTGGCAAAAACGGTATTGGTAAAACTAATATACTTGAAGCAATCTCGTTGCTTGCTAAAAGCAATGGAATGAAAAAAGCAAAAGCCAGTGAGATACAAAATAGATTCAGTAATGAAGATTGGGTAGTGCACTATGATTTTTTTAATGGAATGGATTTTAATTCAATTGGTATCGCAAAGAGTTTTGATAAGAAACTAATACAAATTGATGGAAAAACGCAATCGAGTTATTCATCTTTGTATAAGATATCCAATGTAATATGGCTGATTCCACAAATGGACTATGTTCTTCTTAATTCTCCAAGTGACAGATTAAAATTTTTAGACCGTATAGTCTCACTGTTTGAGGAAAATTACACTTGCTGCTACATGAAACACAGAAAAGCTAAACGTGAGCGAAGTAAACTGTTGAGAGAGAACACCTTGGACGAAAATTGGCTCTCTAGTCTTGAAAACATAATGGCCGTTAATGCAGTTAGTATTTTACGTATGCGATCGTCTGTTTTAAAGACACTACAAGACACAATTGATAACCATTCCAGTGAGTTTTTTCCGAAGGCAAGTTTGAAATTCAGCAGCCAGCTAACTTTGGACGATACTGCAGAATATTTTCAGAATCGTCTAAAGGAAAACAGAGAAAAAGATTCATTGACTGGTAGAGTAACCTTTGGTGTGCATAACGATAATTTTCGGGTTTTTTGTCAAAAAAGAAACGTACCAATAAATCTGTGCTCCACTGGAGAACAAAAGTTATTACTGCTTTCTATTATTTTATCCAGTGTAAAAGCAAGGTGTATTCATTACAATAAGGCACCACTTCTTCTACTTGATGATATAATGTCTCATCTGGATAAACATTACAGAAAGGCGTTAATGGAGGAAGTGTTAAGTATTCAATGTCAAACTTGGATAACTGATGTAAATCAAGATAATTTCAATAGCTATCTTTATTCTTTCAAGTTTTTTGAATTATCAAATGAATTAAATGCAAAACTTCCTTGACAAACCTCGCCAGCCCCCTTATCATGATACTGAAGGTATTCAGTTATCTTCATCTGTGCAGATTAAACAGCAAGAAAACAACGTAGTTGGCGTCTTATTTTTAATTTTTTGCACTATGTGCACCTTATGTCTTCACAACATTTCTGGGTTTTTACCTATATAAGCTGAAACGCGCTTATAAGTCGTTTAAGACAGTATAGTACGCCGATTTTGCAGGATTAGAGAGTGACAACTAGCTAACACGGGGTTTCTTTTGCCTTTTTTTCTGCTTAGTAAATTTCTTAAACATTCAAACTAAGGTGAGTTGCATTCAAAAGCAGCTAAATTGCAGTGTTTAAGACTTAAAAAACGCCAATACTGAAAATAGACAATGACCAGGGCTTCTTTTGCCTTTTTTTTCGTTTGGTAAATTTCTTAAATATTTATGGCTAAACGACAACCGTCATCCCGCTACTTGTTAGCGGCTGAGATACCGCGAATGAATCGCGGTATGACGGTTCGCGGTGACATGACGATCAGCCTTGTCATTCTAGCGCGTGGCGCTGGAATCCAGACTTTAACTGATATGATTACAGAAAGAGAATTTATTAGGTAGTTATAGACACTGAAAGTGGTAAAACTTACCACTTTCAAGTAAAGAAAACTACGTTTACGCCTTCTATAATTTCTATGGATTATTCACTACTGCACCGTCTTCACAAATCACACCTCCTGGTGTTATTTTTGAAACGACTACAGGAGCGCCAAAAAACACAGCAGTAAATGCACCGAGTGCAAAAAGCGCTGGCCATGGCATTCTGCCAAATATCGCAAGCAAAGCTGCACCTATTATCACTATTGTGATCATCGGCCCACCTATGCCGTGAGTATAGCCTATTATCTTGCATATCACTGATGATGTTATATCACTTTCATCAACAAAAACGGTGTTGGTGGTGCCACCACTAGTATTAGCATTTGCATCAAACGCAAAGGAGAGAATTAACGCCACAAGTAGAAGAAAATTTTTCATTACGCCTCTCCTATAATTTCTGTTTCATGTTTGATTATCTATCGCTTTGATTAAATTTAAGTAAATGGTGAGGGTTCTAGTAAATTTGTCATCCTATCAGTTTATAAAAATTCCCGGATCTCAGTGTTATTCACTTGGACAACATTTATACAATTGTGGAATAATGGTGCTCCTTTAAGGAGCACCATTTAGCTAATGTTTTTCTGAAATTTTAGTGCCTAGTTGCATGTATTTGTTGTTGCATTCCATACTTTACCATCAGGGCAAGCAGTTGCACCATTTTTACAAATCACACCGCCTGGTACTATTTTTGAAACAACTACAGGCGCACCAAAAAACACAGCAGTAAATGCACCGAGTGCAAAAAGCGCTGGCCACGGCATTCTGCCAAATATTGCAAGCAATGCTGCACCAATTATTACTATTGTGATCATCGGTCCACCTATGCCGTGAGTATAGCCTACTATTTTGCATATTGTATTTGACGTTGCGTCATCAGTAACACTGCTAGCAAAAGCATTATCAAATGCAAAGAAGAGAATTAACGCCACTAGTAGAAGAAAATTTTTCATTATGCCTCTAATAATTTCTATGGCTTATTCGCTACTGCACCGTTTTTACAAATCACACCTCCTGGTGTTATTTTTGAAACGACTACAGGAGCGCCAAAAAACACAGCAGTAAATGCACCGAGTGCAAAAAGCGCTGGCCACGGCATTCTGCCGAATATTGCAAGCAACGCTGCACCTATTATCACTATTGTGATCATTGGTCCACCTATGCCATGAGTATAGCCTATTATCTTGCATATCACCGATGATGTTGTATCATTTGTATCAACAAAAGTAGTAGGAGAAGCATTTGCATCAAATGCAAAGGAGAGAATTAATGCCACAAGTAGAAGAAAATTTTTCATTATGCCTCCGATAATTTCTATTTAATGCTGGATTATCTACCATTTTGATTAAATTTAAGTAAATGGTGAGGATTTTTTTGCTTAAAAGTATCCTTTATTTCATTTAGAATACTTTTCTTGGTTCGTTTATATTACAGTGCTACAGAAATTTTACAGCATCGTTTATTGTCTTTATCGTGCTTTGATTGACACAATTTATAATGATGGAGTGGAGCATGCAGGGTATTTATCATTTTTAATTCTGTTATCAATATTTCCTTTTCTCATCGTTTTAATGGCTGTGGCGTCAACATTTGCAAATTTTTTAGACCAGTACAACATTGGCTGGGTATTTATCATTGATAACATGCCACAGGATATTTTATCATCTTTGATGCCGCGTATTAGGGAGATAATATCAGGCCCGCCGCAAAGCTTACTAACTTTAGCAATTGTAGGTGCTGTTTGGGCCGCTTCATCGACAATTGAAGGGCTTAGAACAATACTCAATAAGGCCTATAAAGTTCCGGTTTCGCCGCCTTATATATTAAGAAGAGTACTAAGTATATTACAATTTTTAGTAATCACGCTTATTATAACTCTAACTATAGTGTTTTCTACACTAGTACCAATGCTAATTGATTTTTCCTATCAGGGACTAAGTTATACTAGGTATTTACTTATTGAATTTGTACTTTTCACAGTAGTCTCTTGGCTATATTTTATGTTGCCAAACATAAAACAAAATTTATCAGACGTATTTCCTGGATCTTGTGTAGCTGTTATTCTTTGGACGATTTCTGCTTCAGCTTTTAAGCAATACTTAAAAGCTTCCTTTGACCAACTGGATTTGATATATGGAAGTTTAGGTGGTGTGGTAGTGTCATTACTATTTTTTTATATGCTAAGTTTGATTTTTATATATGGAGCAAAATTCAATTTTCAGCTAAAATATTTCAATGAATCTCGCTAAGGAGAAAGAAATGGGTAAGTTAGAAGGTAAAGTAGCTTTAATCACCGGAGCTTCAGGTGGAGTAGGCTCTGCTGTTGCAAAAAGGTTTATAAGAGAAGGTGCATGTGTGATTCTGATTTCAAGATCTCTTGATAATCTCAAGCCACTATATAATGAAATTGAAGAGCTTGAAGAATTTAAAGAAGGCTCTGTGAAACTAATTCAGCTTGATCTTTTAGACTTTGAGAATGTAAAGATACTGACAAACATGATAGAAAGCCTGAAATTATCAGAATCTGGAGCACTTGATATATTAGTTGCGTGTGCTGGAATTTTAGGCAAACTGAACCCCATTCATGACTGTGAGATTGAAGAGCTACAGAACGTAATGAATACAA contains the following coding sequences:
- a CDS encoding SDR family oxidoreductase, whose translation is MNLAKEKEMGKLEGKVALITGASGGVGSAVAKRFIREGACVILISRSLDNLKPLYNEIEELEEFKEGSVKLIQLDLLDFENVKILTNMIESLKLSESGALDILVACAGILGKLNPIHDCEIEELQNVMNTNFTANWYLLKNLDPMLKKSNAGRAIFMTSEVTLSPSSYPYWMPYAASKVALEIMVQIYASETKHTKLCVNAVYTEGPVGSEQAFPGSELVSPDKLTDKFVELASEDCSISGKILPLSKSPE